Genomic window (Cystobacter fuscus DSM 2262):
CGATGCGCCAGGGCATCTGCAGCAGGCGGCCCAGACGCAGGCCCCGGGGCTCGCCCGGCTCGGTGCGCACGGCGTCGCGGTGCAGGTAGTGGATGGTCAGCGGCGGGTAGAGCACGCCGAAGATCAGGATGGTGGGGGGCAGCAGCCAGAGGACGGACTGGGTGATCTGCTCGCCCTGGAGCCCCAACATCATTCCCACCAGGTAGGCCAGGAAGGGCGCCAGTGGCATCGCGCACGCGCGCATGAGCGCATCAATGCGTCCGGGCAGGGAGCGGTTGCTGCTGCTCAACGGATTGAAGAACGCCATGGGAGTGCCTGGAGGGGAGCGGTGAGGGCGTGGCCGCCGGGGACAGGGGCGCGTCCGTCAGACCGGAGGCTATCACCTTTCATTCCCCGACGTGGGAGGGGGTCCGGTGATGTCACCGGGAGTGGAGTCCTCGGCCCCTCGCGGGAAGTGACGCGTCCGCCCGCCTGCCCCTCACGGGGAGCGGGACGGCGCGGGTCAGAGCTTCAGGCGCTTGAACACACGCTCGGGGATGGAGCGGATGAGGAACATGATGGGGCGCCAGAAGTCGGGCAGGTACACCTCGTCCTGGTGCGTGTCCACGGCGCGCAAGAGGCCCCGGGCTACCGCCTCGGGCGAGGCGAAGAGCGCGTTCTTCTTCACGGCGGCCGTCATCGGCGTGTCCACGAAGCCCGGCTTCACCGTCACCACGGCCACGCCCGCGGGCGCCAGGCGGTTGCGCAGGCCCTGGAGGAACACGCTCAAGGCGCCCTTGGAGGCGCCATACACGTAGTTGCTCTGCCGCCCCCGGTCTCCGGCCACCGAGGAGATGACCACGAGCGTGCCCGCGCGCTGGGCCTCGAAGCGGTTGGCCAGGGGCGTGAGCAGCGACACCGCGCTGAGGAAGTTGGTGCGCAGCACCTTCTCCGTCTCCCCATAGGAGCGCTGGGCCCGCTCCTGATCCCCGAGCACCCCGTGAGCGAGCAGGGCGCCATCCAGTCCACCGAGCGCCGCCGTGGCGCGCTCCACCAGGGGCTCGTGCTGGGCGAAGTCGTCCAGGTCCAACGTCTCGGCCTCCACCCGGGCCGCGCCCCGGGTGCGGGCATCCTGGGCCACCGCCTCCAACCGCTCGGCGTGACGGGCAACGAGGTACAGCGACGCGCCCCGCGCGGCCAGAAGCCGCACGGTGGCCTGGGCAATGGCGCTCGTGGCGCCGAGGACGAGGACCTTTTTCATCATGGAGCGACTGTCTATCCCGCGCCGCGCACCCGACGCCAGAACGACGAGGAGAACGCCGGGTCCACGTATTGGGCGAAGCGCTCGCGCTCCGGGTAGTACGCCGCGAAGCTCTCCGGGCTCATGCGCGAGTCCTTGGCCGGATACACCCGTCCGCCCGCCTCGCGCGTGAGCCGGTCCAGCGCATCCACGAGCTGGTACGTGCGCTCGCCCCGGTTGGCGAAGTCTAGCGCCAGCGAGTAGCCCGCCTTGGGAAAGCTCATCCACCCGGGCGACGGCACGTCCCCGTACGTCTTGAGCACCGTGAGGAAGGAGGGCATGCCGCTGTGCGCGCTGCGATCGAGGATTCCCTTGAGCGCCGCCACCCCCGCGTCGTTCGGGGGCACGACGCACTGGAACTGCACGAAGCCCTGGCTGCCGTAGATGCGGTTCCAGTGGTGCACGCTGTCCAGGGGGAAGAAGTACGGCTCGTAGTGCATGAGCCCCTGGTTGCGCATCCGGTAGTGGAGCGCGTTGAAGGCCGTCACCGAGACGCGGTTGAGCGCCAGGCCCGGGAAGTCGAAGGGCACGGCGAGCCCCGACAGGCGCGGGGGCGAGGGCTGCCGGGCCGTGAACTGCGGGGGCGCGTGGTTGGCGCGGTGGAACAGGCCCCGGCCCAGATGGCGGCCCCGGGCGAGGCTGTCCACCCACGCCACGGTGTACTCGAAGTCCCGGTTCGACTCGCTCGCGAGCTTGAGGAAGCCCTCCAGGTTGGAGAAGGCGACCGTCTCCTGGTGCATGAAGGGGTTGCTCACGCGCCGCAGTTGGATCTCCGCCCAGGTGATGAGCCCGGTGAGTCCGAGCCCGCCGATGGTGGCCTCGAACCAGTCCCGGTTCTCCTCGGGCGAGCACACCCGGCGCGAGCCGTCCGAGCGCACCAGCTCGAAGCGGCGCAGGTGCCGCCCGAAGGTGCCCACGCGCACGTGGTTCTTGCCATGCACGTCATTGGCGATGGCGCCGCCCACCGTCACGAACTTCGTGCCCGGGGTCGCCGGCAGGAACCACCCCTGGTTCGTCACCAGCCGGAGGATGCCGTCCAGGGTGACGCCCGACTCGCAGCGCAGCACGCCCGTGGCCGGGTCGAAACCCAGGAAGTGATCCAACCGCTCCGTCGTCAGCAGCGAGCCGCCCGCGTTGAGGCACGAGTCGCCATAGCTGCGGCCCAGGCCATGGGGCAGCAGCGAGCCGCCTTCCGGGGGCACGGGCAGCGGCTCGCTCGTCCACGTGACGGGGTGCGCCTTCTGTCCGGAGACACGGGGGTAGCGCCCCCAGGATTTCGGTTCCATCGTCATCTTCATCTCCTCACGCCGCGGCCAGCAGCACGCCCGCGGCGATGACTCCCACCGCGTAGCTCACCTTGTCCTTGAGCGCGAACACGAGCGGGTCCTCGTTCACCTGTCCCCGGTGCGCCAGCAGCCACACCCGGCCCACCCAGTACAACATCACCGGACACAGGAGCCAGAGCCGTCCCGGGTGCGCATAGAGCGCCGTCACTTCCTTGCTGGTGATGTAGAGCGCGAGCACCAGCACGGACAGGTAGCCACTGGAGACGCCGAGCGCGGCGAGCTGCTCGTAATCCCCGGACACGTAGCCCCGTCCGTGCGCCACCGACTCGTTGGCCAGCCGCAGCCGCCGCACCTCGCTCAGCCGCTTGACCAGCGCGAGCGACAAGAAGAGGAACATGGAGAAGCTGAACAGCCAGCTCGACGTGGGGATGCCCACCGCGAGCGAGCCTCCCAGGATGCGCACCGTGTACAGCCCGGCGAGCACCAGCACGTCCAGCATCATCACCTGCTTGAGATAGAACGAGTAAGCGATCGTGATGAGGTAGTACGTGCCCAGCAGGGCGAGGAACTCGCGCGGCAGCAGCAGGGCCACCGCCGCGCCCGCGCCCAATAGCCCCAGCCCCAGCCACGGCCCCGCGCCCAGCGGCAGCGCTCCCGACGCGAAGGGCCGGCGGCGCTTGCTCGGGTGCTGGCGGTCCGCGTCCAGGTCGAGCAAGTCGTTGAGCACGTACACGCTGGAGGCGCACAGGCTGAAGGCGATCACCCCCAGCAGCGCGCGCAGGAACAGGGGCGCGCTCAGCGCCTTGTGCGCGGCGAACAGCGGCACGAACACGAGCACGTTCTTGGCCCACTGGTGCACGCGCAGCGCCTTGAACAGCGCGCGCACGCGGGGCATGAACGGGGGCGCGTGACGCGCTTCCTCGTGCGGGGCGCCGAGCGTCTCGCGCAGCCGGGCCTCGCGCAGGGCGCCGGACAGCTCCCGGGTGCCATCGCTCGCGAGCACCGTCTCGAAGAGGCCCAGGTGCGCGGCCACCGCGTCCGCCACGCGCTGGTCCGCCACCGTGGCCAGCACCAACCGGCGTCCGCTCGCCTTCTCCTCGGTGAGCCGCGACAGCAGCGCCTCGTCATAGGGCAGCCGCGCGGGATCCAACTCCACGTGCCGCGCCACCTCCGCCCGGCAGAAGGCCCGGCCCCGGAGGCGCCACCCCAGCGCGGCGGGAATCAGGTGCGGCTGACGCTTGATCAGCCGCACGAGCCCCTCATGCAGCGAGTCCGTGCGGATGAGCACTCCGTCCAGCTCGGTGACGAGCGCCGGGGCATCGGGGGCGGGGGTCGCGGAGGGCATGGGGGTCGGCATGGGAATCGGGCCGGAGGGTAGCGCGCCAGGCCGAGCCCGTGCCTCATTTCTCTGTCCGGCCGCCCTGGTCGTCAGGGCAGGGGGCGGACATCCCCCCCTCGCTCCGTGCCCCGGCTCACTCCGCGCGGGCGATGACGAGCGTCTGCAGCGGCACGTGGCGCATCGGCCGGGCGCTCTCGATGCGGAAGCCCGCGTCGCCCAGGAAGCCCTCCAGTTCCGCGGGCGTGTACGCCGCCGCCTTCGAGGTGAGGAAGTAGTGCAGGCCGATGAGCGGTGCGGCGCTCGGCGGCTTCTCCACGTCCTCGCGCAGGTACTCGAGCACCGCCAGCGTCCCCTTGGGCGCGAGCGCGGCGCGCACCCGGCGCAGGAGCGCCACGTTCTGCGCGGGGGACAGGTGGTGCACCACCTGGAAGAGCAGCACCCCGTCATACGGCCCCCCCAACTCGGCGGTGAGCACATCGCCCTCCTGGTGCGTCACCAGGTGCGACAGCTGGGCCTGGGCGATGACCTCCCGGCCCACCCGGACGCTGCCCTCCAGGTCCAGCACCGTGGCCGTCAGCCCCCGGTTGCGCCGGCACAGCTCCGCGGCGAACCACCCATGTGCCCCTCCCAGATCCAACACCCGCCGGGCTCCCCGGGGCAGCGGAATGGCACGGGCCACCTCGGGCGCGGACAGCCGCGCCATCTGGTACATGGCGAGGATGTAGGAGCGCCAGCGCGGGTCCTCCGGCGCGAACTGGTGGATGTCCACCGCCTGGCCCGTGCGCACCGCGTCCTCCATGTGGCCCCACCACTCCCATTGGGTGTAGTTGAAGTCCAGGAAGCCGCCCACGTACTGGGACGAGCGCGGATCCAACCAGCGCCGGGCCCGGTCCGCCAGCCGGTAGCGGCCCTTCTTGCGCTCCACGGCCTCGCACGCCTCCAGCGCCTCGAGCAGCGCGCGCGTGCCCTCCGGGGCCAGCTTCAACCGCGCCGCCAGCTCCTCCACCGTGGCCTGTCCGTCCGCGAGCGCGCCGAAGATGCCCAGACGCTCACCGGCCATCAGCGTGCGCGCCGCCATCATCCCGAAGAAGGCGTGCGCCAGGGGCTGGGGCGCCAGGTTGAACCAGTCGGCGAAGCGCTCGATCAGGTTGTCCGCCTTGAGTCCGAGCCTCATGCCTCCTCCCGTCTGTTCCGGAGGGGTGCCGGGGGGGCGGCGAGCGGACGGGCGGAGGGGGATGACCAGGTGCTTCGCTTCAAGGGCAGTCCTTCATGGGGGCATCCCATCGAGTCGGGGACCCCCGACCTTACCCGCCCGGACGCTGGGATGCATCAGCGGCAAGAGAGGGCCTCCCGGGACAGATGGCTTTTGGTAGGGTGGGTATGAGATGGCCCCCCGAATTCTCGTCGTCGATGACAACCCGGAGCTGCTTTCTCTCCTCGTTCAGCTTCTCGAGGACGAGGGATATGAGGTGTCCGGGGTGGGCAGGGGCGCGCAGGCGGTGGAGAAGGCGCGCGGCCAGCCACCCGCCGCGGCCGTGCTCGATCTCCTGCTGCCCGACATGATGGGCTTCCAGGTGGCGGACGCGCTGCGCAA
Coding sequences:
- a CDS encoding SDR family oxidoreductase; protein product: MKKVLVLGATSAIAQATVRLLAARGASLYLVARHAERLEAVAQDARTRGAARVEAETLDLDDFAQHEPLVERATAALGGLDGALLAHGVLGDQERAQRSYGETEKVLRTNFLSAVSLLTPLANRFEAQRAGTLVVISSVAGDRGRQSNYVYGASKGALSVFLQGLRNRLAPAGVAVVTVKPGFVDTPMTAAVKKNALFASPEAVARGLLRAVDTHQDEVYLPDFWRPIMFLIRSIPERVFKRLKL
- a CDS encoding class I SAM-dependent methyltransferase — its product is MRLGLKADNLIERFADWFNLAPQPLAHAFFGMMAARTLMAGERLGIFGALADGQATVEELAARLKLAPEGTRALLEALEACEAVERKKGRYRLADRARRWLDPRSSQYVGGFLDFNYTQWEWWGHMEDAVRTGQAVDIHQFAPEDPRWRSYILAMYQMARLSAPEVARAIPLPRGARRVLDLGGAHGWFAAELCRRNRGLTATVLDLEGSVRVGREVIAQAQLSHLVTHQEGDVLTAELGGPYDGVLLFQVVHHLSPAQNVALLRRVRAALAPKGTLAVLEYLREDVEKPPSAAPLIGLHYFLTSKAAAYTPAELEGFLGDAGFRIESARPMRHVPLQTLVIARAE
- a CDS encoding UbiA family prenyltransferase; translation: MPTPMPSATPAPDAPALVTELDGVLIRTDSLHEGLVRLIKRQPHLIPAALGWRLRGRAFCRAEVARHVELDPARLPYDEALLSRLTEEKASGRRLVLATVADQRVADAVAAHLGLFETVLASDGTRELSGALREARLRETLGAPHEEARHAPPFMPRVRALFKALRVHQWAKNVLVFVPLFAAHKALSAPLFLRALLGVIAFSLCASSVYVLNDLLDLDADRQHPSKRRRPFASGALPLGAGPWLGLGLLGAGAAVALLLPREFLALLGTYYLITIAYSFYLKQVMMLDVLVLAGLYTVRILGGSLAVGIPTSSWLFSFSMFLFLSLALVKRLSEVRRLRLANESVAHGRGYVSGDYEQLAALGVSSGYLSVLVLALYITSKEVTALYAHPGRLWLLCPVMLYWVGRVWLLAHRGQVNEDPLVFALKDKVSYAVGVIAAGVLLAAA
- a CDS encoding FAD-binding oxidoreductase, producing the protein MTMEPKSWGRYPRVSGQKAHPVTWTSEPLPVPPEGGSLLPHGLGRSYGDSCLNAGGSLLTTERLDHFLGFDPATGVLRCESGVTLDGILRLVTNQGWFLPATPGTKFVTVGGAIANDVHGKNHVRVGTFGRHLRRFELVRSDGSRRVCSPEENRDWFEATIGGLGLTGLITWAEIQLRRVSNPFMHQETVAFSNLEGFLKLASESNRDFEYTVAWVDSLARGRHLGRGLFHRANHAPPQFTARQPSPPRLSGLAVPFDFPGLALNRVSVTAFNALHYRMRNQGLMHYEPYFFPLDSVHHWNRIYGSQGFVQFQCVVPPNDAGVAALKGILDRSAHSGMPSFLTVLKTYGDVPSPGWMSFPKAGYSLALDFANRGERTYQLVDALDRLTREAGGRVYPAKDSRMSPESFAAYYPERERFAQYVDPAFSSSFWRRVRGAG